Genomic segment of Clostridium botulinum BKT015925:
ATCTTTTACATTCTACAAATACTGTATTTCCTTTAAGATCAGTCATTACTATATCTTTTCCACCATCATTTGTAGCTGCAGTTAATTTTACTCTTTTATATTCATTAGTTTTGTTAAATAAATATACACAGAATTCTTCAAATTCTCTACCAGTCATATTTTCTATTTTGTTTAATATTTTTAATATTTGCATTCTGGTTAAATATTTTGAGTGATGTTTAATTGCTTTAGATCTTGTTATTGCTATATTTATATATCCTACAATTCCCATTATAACAAACATAATAAGAAGGAAATTTCCATAATCCAATTTTTCCATATATACACCTCTTTTATATTTATTATTGTCACATTATTCATATTTTAAACATAAAA
This window contains:
- a CDS encoding restriction endonuclease gives rise to the protein MEKLDYGNFLLIMFVIMGIVGYINIAITRSKAIKHHSKYLTRMQILKILNKIENMTGREFEEFCVYLFNKTNEYKRVKLTAATNDGGKDIVMTDLKGNTVFVECKRYDESMIGREIIQKLVGAMVQNGVQKGILITTSKLNSNALKCLNEIKKHSDLQVDVIELYAIQDMIEKYCDDSILKELDIDSHINQTNVCNSKL